CAGCTCGTTGGTCCAATTTGCTAATGCGCACCATTAATTGTCTAGTTAAAGCAGTTACTCGAATTAGAGGATCGACGAGTCGCGATCAGCCGATTTGCATCGCAGCATCAGGTTGAACTTCGTCCTTCTTCGATTCACCGCGATCTAATCCGTGAGTAGAAACGATGATCGCGCGATTTGCTTAATTTCGAGAAGCTAAGGTGACTTTGATTCATCGATAAAAGGTGACTCGTCTCGTTGAGTCATTTGGCAAAAAGTAAATTCAAAGAACTTCGCGTGTGACTTAAATAACACCCGATACAGAAATGCTACAAAGTCCCTCTCAAGCTTCTACTTGTTACGCAAATTGCattgaaaaatatttctcatTAATCTTAAAATTCATCGTTCCTCGACGTCTCTTTCAATATCTGAATAACATCGTACACATTTACGTAGCCGTATTGATTAATTAAATACCACCTCGAGTGGATACACCGTTTACGTTCGAAGAACCTTTACATTCGCAATTTCGTTTATCGAGATCGATAAAGAATTTCTCGTCCCTAATCTTTCAAAGAATCGATATCCCGTGTAGCGCTAAATTTCCGTCGATTCCAGCAATTAACTCTGGTGAAAATAAAAATCGCTATCACCCACTTGGAATTCGACGAACCGAAACCCGGTTCAGGCACGAAATTCGCTCGAATCTGTTGGCTAGCGACACGAGCGGTGTCGGTGGACCCGAATTTCCTTTCCGTAATAATCCACTTTGGCTGGTACGAGGAAAGGCGCGAGGGTGTTGGTGAGATGACAAAGCGGAATCGCCGGGGCCGCGCGTTCGATAATGACGATAATCCATTCGACACTTGTCCGGCCACCGATCATAAAGATTGCCCGGCGAATCTGTGTGCGAACGAGCACTCACACGTGTGCACGGTCCACAAGTACCCCCGTTGATCTTATAAAAGCGACGACCGCCGCTGGGACTAGTTATTCGTTGCTAGCAACAGCTACGTGGTACGCGTGGTACGACTGACTAGATTCGAGGAATTTTTCTGTCGCGACGGCGAACGGTTCGGCGAAATCATCGAAGATGGTGCAGATCGTTGGAAAATACCAGTACGTCTCCAGTGAGAACTTCGAGGAGTTCATGAAAGCACTGGGAATGACGGAAATGGTAGCGGCGTTCACGCAGTCGAAGCTGGTCCTCGAGGTGAGGAAGAGCGGCGACCAGTGGGATATCATCGTCAACTCCGACGCGGGTACCAACTCGGTCAGTTTCAAGCTGAACGAACCCTACGAGGAGAAGCTGCTCTCGTCCGATCGTAAATACAAGGTTCGTCTTTTCGATTCGAATTGCGGTTACGCGACGGATCCACGATCATTTGCGGATCGATCATTCTAGAAACGAGACTAAAGCGGAACTAAAGAGGAATAGTCAAATCCTAGAAAAGAATTCTCGTCGGCGGAGCCTCGAGCATAATTTTCTTATTCTTCATTATTCCTCATTATTCTTTAAAATCTTTGCGAAACGAGCGATGGAGTACATTGTAGAAGTAGCATACCTGATTTTGCGTATCTGTCgtgtatattatatgtatacatacatgTATGGAATGTTTGAGTAAAGCTACAGCTCTTGAGTACTTATGTCGGGTAATATAAGTGGTATTGCATTGTATTTATACTGTGTTAGTTCTGTGATTTCGTttcgttccttttttcttcGAAGGTGTTTTAGTTGGCTTGGGCAACCCAATATTTTAAATATCCCTGAAAACTAAGAATATGAACTAATAAAGCCACCTGTGAAATAGGTGGGATTTAAGGCTAAAAATGtgagaaatatatttttcatgtcTCGACATAATTTGAAAGAGAAGTAGTAAATACATTTTAGCCGAGGTGGGCAGTGTACTTTGCACTTACACGTCGATCGTATACTCTATTTACACTGTGTACTTTCTTTTTGTATAAGTAATAGGATTCCCGTCGTTTTCAGAAACCTGAAAATAACTTGAATACCTTTTAAAGCATACTTCGCTCGTTATTAACTAAAATTAATAACGTTCTGTGTTCACATTGAACTTTTCATTCGAGCCGTTGATGTTCTTATTATAAAACGAAGAGTGCGAGTAGACTAGCAGTGTAAACTACCCAAGAATTCAATTTATtgctttattatattatgtatcTTAAACTGTACACCCTTTTCTTGATAATTATGGTCTTTACGGTATTGGAAAAATTGTAAAGTATATGCCAGAAGCGTAGCTATTCAATTGTAAAGCGTGAGGTGTGTACATTGAACGGAAAGCATCCAAAAATCGGTCCGGCACAGAACGTGTTAATTTCCGTTCTAGTACAAATATTGAATGTGCAAAGGCTAATTGGCTAGTCAAGTTCTCCTTGAATCGAAGATATGCAAAATATTGAATTACTTGGAACCGCTTTAAAGTATTACACGGTTGATAACAAATGTTTTCGtaagaaaatattttttatgtcAAAGTTAGGTGTTCTCTTAGCACTAAATCATTTTCTGAAAAATTTCTAATAGACAAATTAGGAAGATTCGATTCGTATTATCGGTAATGTCCTCGTCTGTTGCATCAGGGCAAATTGCAATAAAATGTACTTTTCGTCGTCCACAGAGCGTCACGACACAGGAGGGCAATAACTTCAGGACGGAAACCCAAGTAGCCGATGGCGTCAAGATCGTCCGAATGTATGAATTTTCGGACACCGGAATGAAATCCGTAAGTCGATCCTTCGACATTTCTGAGACACACTTGTCCAATTCTGTCAAGCTAATTACAATTTATACTTAGCGGTTTGCAAATCTTTACTGAATGAAAAAACGTTTCACTGATTATATTAATGAATTATGTGAGAATGATAATTATTGTAATCAATAGGAATTGTTTAAAGGTTTCTCCACTGTGCAGCATTTTCATGTTCCGCATATTTTTTCCAGCAATTATCTACCAACAAGAGTGACGTCAAGGCAACGCGTATATACAAGAGGCTCTAAAAAAAAACACACAATTATTTAGATAAAAAAATAATACCACTGATTTACATTAATTAAAAACCGAAATTTTTTCACTTAACACACCGATCTTTTTTACCTTCCATTGCAATCACTTCCCTAAACGAAAATCCGGATGTTTGACATTATTAAACCGAATCTGGGCATAAAGAATCGAGATAAGCACGAATactttatataatatttatttacgAACTCGTAGTTGACGCAATGAATGCACAAATTAGAAATCCTCAAAACCACCAATCTTCCTGACATAATCGTTTAATACAAATTTTCTTCATCATTCGTGAAGCGGTACAAACTTTTCACACTGTAAATTACCAAATTAAAAGAACGAAGTCATTTTAAAGTACtgttgattaaataaagaaatttcttaattttcattgaatagaaaaAGTCAGACAaaatatatctcccgctttggaggtaagagagagaaggatataTAAGaacgctataagaaagagtgagacagatcttACCTGCTCTACtgaagaacccgtggcgccatctctgtgaaaagtgctcaaactggtcgctcagcattatcgacagcgaagtgaactgctGAAGCACTAGCTCCATCTCTcggaaaagtgctgaaactagttggtcattagtttcactactttccgcagagatggcgctagtgcttcggtagttcacttcgctgttgataacgctgtgcgaccagtttgagcacttttcacagagatggcgccaggggttctaaagTAGGGTGGtaatatctgtctcactctttcttatagctttcttatatatctttctcactCTCTTACCTCGAAAGCGAgagatataaaataaattataataaagctATTGAAATATGTAATTAATTACAATAaagctattgaaatatacaaaattCCTGAATGAACGCCACTGACAGGCGAATTCAGCTGTGGAACAGCATCGCGTGTTGTTTTGGGGCATTTAAATATGTGTAATTTTGGTGATACCCCTGTAGTGTTACGGAACCTGGGGGCGCCACCGTGATACGCTGGTGGTTTTTAAAGTATTATGTGATTTGCTGCGTTGTCTGGGAACATATAATCTAAacgatataaatattttatcgtTTAGCAAATTATATATTTGCAGAATGTAATATTATCTGGTAGTATTTGGtaggaattaaatttcgtaattGTATAATGTGTTTTTTAAATCTTCTCCCTTCACGTGCGtaaaataaaatgaataaaattaaatatctAAATATGTTAATAACTTATTTTGGGTAATTACTATATGAAAAATTGATTTACAGATATACTTAATCATTTGCTAGAAGTCGGTTTTGATGCGATTATTACGAGTAGTGTGTGGATAGATTAAATAAATATCAGATTAGAAATGTAATCGTACTTTCtaatttgaaaaaattttgATATGATTGTACTTCAATATGGCGAACCGCGACAAAGGACGCAGAAAGAGGGGAGAATTTTTACAAGGTACCCTGAAAAAATTGTATCACTGAATAGCAGTAATATCTTAATTTACAATCCCACGATTATGTTTTGTGCGTATGTAGTTAATAAGCGAATACACCTTGTTTCGATTCTGTCGAGTGCATTTAAAGAGTTAACCTCACCAAACAAGCTAACCTAAAAATACAGCGGGAATTATGCTGTGATATGTTGTGAAATTTAACCAGAGTAAGAAGTAAATTTAGCATACACTGTAATTTTATTCAGACTTCTCTAGAAGTTGTAAACTTATTTTAAACAATTTAAGGTTACATAACCTTTATTTTCGATTCGCGTAAATTGATAGTAACTTCAGTTACTGTCAAGAGTGTCAACAATCACTATCAAATTATTATTCTCAACAAACCGTTATATTTAGCTAATAATAACACATCATACGTAAACAAAGTTCTATCACTTAAAGAAAAGTATAATGATTAAGATACGTAAGTAAGTACTGTCGGATGTATAGACATCGTGCATGCAACtttaatgaattttttatgAATTCTGCAATGAGAATTCTGATTAATATTTTAAGTAGATAATATATTAAAGGTATTTAATATACTAAAGGatattattttctatgtatttaaTACACGACTCAAATTATTTCTGTTTATAGTACTTTGCTACAAATCagtattgtaaaatatatttactccagatatttaatttaatttatagaACGATATTGTCAGTGGTTTTTAAACATCGATTATATGGAGACAACCATTTATTAAacttaataattatttaacagTTTACGATagcattttttaaattttatatatGTCGTATTTGAAGTAAATCTGAAATTAGTGAATCAAGTTGAGAAACTAGAAATTTTATAATTTCAGATAATTCAAGGGTAGAAAAAGACAGATCAATGGGAATGAGAGGTGCAGGAAATAGAGCACCTCAACCTTTATATAGACCGGGCAGTGGACCTCTTCGGAAATCGGGTAGATCTACCGATGATCTAGACAATGAAAATATCTCGCAAGAAAAACCAAGCTCCGTCCAGCACCGCTTAAAGCAAGCGCAACTCAATAGATCCAATCAGATTCAAAATAGTCCACCATCATCACAAGTTGAAAATGTAACAGAAAAATTGAAGGATCTAAATATCAACTGCAGAAATATTACAAACTTTGAACAGGCACAGGGTTCTTCTCAGATTAGTAATTCCGGAGATTCGAGAAGAAAATCTAAGAAACCGGAACAACAATTGTATGTCGTACCCAAAAAAATGAAAGAAGCATTGGCCGAACAGGATCTAACAAATAGGTGTGaattttgtaaaaaatatttctttggGTACTAATGAAGAGCTACGGCTCAAGTAAAATGTAATCCTTATCTCTTAGATCTCCTAATCGAGGGGGCTGGGATCGGGATCAAGACAGAGAGCACAGCGAAGATCGTGATTCTCATTCCAATCGTAGTCATAAAAGTGATAATCGACGTAATCGGTCAAGTGGTCGTGGTAGAAGAGATAGCGAAAGCAGGAGTAAAAACCGAGATGATCATGGTAAAAGATATTCGGGTAACCATAGAACTCGTCACGGCAACGAGAATGAGGAACGTTGGCGATCCGATTCTCCATTATCCAGCAGAGGTTATAGAAATAGAAAAGATAACTCTCGTGAAGTTAGACAGGTTTGAAATAACAACTTAATACTTCACGTTGTACAAGCTATTGTTTGATGATATTAGTTTTTAATTAACTTTAATCAACTTGCTTATTCAGGGTTCGGAACCTCTTTTTGCAACAACGAATCACTTGAATGATTTTAATCGTACCAGAGATACACGTAGCGTAGAACCTGCTGGACATTCAGAAAAGTTTCAAGGCAAACCACCGTCAGGCAAATGGGGGGGTACAAAAGATAGTTTATCAAAAAGTTTAAAAATAGAACACTTACCACCCAGATTACAGAAGAAGTATCTTATGGACAATGGTTTGCCTTTACCATCAAGTTCATCACCTTCGGAAGAAACATGGAGTAGTAGTAATGTCGCGTTTCAGGTAAAATGAAAATATGTTTCTCTGTTTATAaagtttatataaatttttcagATACTTTTTAACGCATAAATTATTCATTTAAAGGCATCATCAAACTATAATTTTCCACCTGCAATGCAACATTCGCAAACTATGCAAAATTTACCTCCATCTGGCCCGTTACCTCCACAATCTAGCTGGTCCAATACAGCGCCACGAACTAGAGGTAGAGGTAGACTCAGGCCAGAAGACTTAGAAAGTTCAACAAACGTTTTTAGGTGTACTACACCTGATCAGTATTCAGCTCCAAGTTCTAGATCTCACACACCAAGTCAAGAATATATGCAAAGGTATTTTTACGtcagatatattttttataaatagAGTATTGCACTttgttatatttttataatttaaacTTTTTTTATATGAAAAAGTAGGTCTTATGATCGCCGTGGTAGCAATAGTACTATGTATACTAGTATGGAAAGTTTAAGTCGAGCAGATAGTTCAATGATACCACCACCATCGTCAACGTCACCTGTTACTTCAATATCCAGTACAAATAAACGTCAAACATCGTCAGACAGTCATCCTCGAGGAGCATCACCGCCTGCAGCTTCTCAACGTGTTCAAAcgtaatattataatttttttaaagcaagtacatatttatttttatcaataTTTCTGACATTTATCTTTGGTCTTTTTTTTAAGGCAACGAGCAGGTAATATATCCGAGTCTAGCACAAGACCAGAAAAGAAGAATGGTCAACAAAATTCAGATATCAGTTCGCCAAAAAGTGATTCTGTTAGCACTGCGTTAAATACATCGCTTGAACATCCATTTGTAAGTAATTTATTTCAAATGCTTAGTATAATGGCATATACATTTCAATATATGTTCGATACGCAGGATTGGAGTGAAGAAGTTGAATTGAGCGAAAAGTTAGAGGCTGAACGTGCGAGTCGCAGTTCCTCTGTATTAAGTTTGCGGGAGAATGTTAATGTATCGGGAAATGAGACCACGAGTGGTCATGTtcaacgtaaaaaaaaaaagcgggAGAAGAAATATGCAGCAGAACGAGGGAGGTAAAAGTTACCACAATTTATATTCTGTTTACTATTTATGTATTTAAATTATACACATAATTTACATTATAGTACATTTGTTTTTTGAATTGTTCAAGGAGTAACAGCAGGGATAAAGTTCGTGTTAATAGCCGTGATCGGCAAAACAATCAACAAAATAGAGAAAATGATAACTATAATAATAATCAAAAAaacagtagtagtagtaatagtagtagtagaaaATATGATCACAGAAGATATCGCAATATTATACAGCGTAGCCGAGAATCTAGCAAAGATAGAAATTATCGTGGTGGCAATCGGAACTTTGATGATCTTCATAAACATAGgtataaataaattttaatattctAATAAATTTACAATTAGTATTCCTTTGAAATAGATCATGAAATACTTGTGTATCTATTTTTCAGATTGTCCGATCGATACTTAGATGAAAATTGGCGGACAGGCAGAAAAATGTCAGCTTGTGATTCTGACGATGGACGACAAACACCTAGTGTTCCTTCCCATTCTACGTCGTTATCAAATACTTTAACGACGCATCAAACGTCACCTAGTGGATACACTAGTGGAAGTTCCCATCCACCAGGTGTTTTAGTATTACCTGATACTAGCCAATCACCGCCTAGTCATCCAACTTCGAGGCAACAAGGAGTACAGCAGCAAAGAACGTTGTTTGATCCTAACAATCCCAACAAACCTATCGTTATTACTTCACCCAGTAGTAGAGCAGCAGTACAAAGGTATAACTTGAATTTTTTTTCGAGATAATCATATATATTTCATTATTTTTGAGAGAAAACAAATAGTTTAATGCGCGGTAAATCCTTCAGAAATTTCTGCAACAAATTATGTTAGCGCGCAAACGGAAGTTTAACATCAGTAAGGTTAGTTGAACTAATTAACTATTTCACATCTTGCAGAGAAGGTGAAACCACGTCACAAGGTTCAACTATACCAGTGTTTCAGTCCCATGGGGGTATTACTTCTACGCATCATAATTTCCAGGCGACGAACTTAGATGGTGTGCCACCACCGTACATGACAAACGACCAATTTGGAAATATAAGACCTTCGTGGTATGATCCTTATTCCGATAGGTACGTAAAATCAACGAATGcaagtaataaataaatataaatttaattcATGATTAATACTAATGTAATTTTGTTCATTTGTTAGTTTCCGGTTAGCTAAAAATCCTTACTTACTTTTGGATATAGAACGTGCCGATTTAGAATTGCAATGGATACTAAGTTCCGGTGGTTTTACGTCAAACTGGGAGAGAGTTTTGTATATAAGACACTTTCTACAAGAAAGTTTAAAAACTTTGCTCGAGACTGATATTAAATTCTGCCAAGCTGAGAATGTCGAGCAACACTTttggaagatacttttttataATATGATAGAAATGCTGCGAAAGGGTATGCCTAAGGAGAGTTCCGAGGGCCGTGAGCATTATAAAAAGATTATGTTGAAAATTATCGACGATGGTACTGTATATTTGGAAAGTTTGTTGACTGTCCTCGAAACCAAATACGAATTTAAATTGAGTACGTTTCTCGCATCGTCAACTTTGCCCAAGGGCCTTGGGATCCTAGGTTTAGCGTTAGTGAGCGCGCAAAAAATATATCTATTTTTGGGTGACTTGGCGAGATACAGAGAACAAGCAACTGAATCGAATAATTATGGAAAGTCCAGGCAGTAAGTACGCTTATATGTTGTAAATGTTTAGATTCGAAGATTAAATTTCTGATCTCCGCAGTTCGGATAGATATATTTAGTTTGTTTTTAAACAGAATTTGATATTCTTTTCAGGTGGTATTTGAAAGCACAACAACTCAATCCCAAGAATGGTAGGCCTTACAACCAGCTTGCAGTATTAGCACATTACGCTGTACGTATATCAATGCTGTGAATAATAATGAGAAACggaaagaaatgaaattaaacgGTATGAATCTTGTTTCCAGAGACGGAAATTGGATGCGGTGTATTATTACATGCGATCTCTTATGGCATCCAATCCTTTCCATTCTGCGAGGGAGAGTTTAATAGCATTGTTTGATGAAAACCGAAAGAAGGTACGAAAAACGTTCAAAACATTTTATCCACACGTTTGTATTAATACTAACGTTAATAATATTTTGATTTTGTTTTGCTGCCAGTATCTACATTATGTAAGTAAATTTCGATACTTGGTGTGATTTCTCTAAATACCAGTCGTTACCCTAATTAAAGCTTCAATTAgatctttttttttatcgagctgtcgtatttaatataatttgtttCACGTGCATTGGAATTGTTCTTTGCCTCTTCGCACGCTAACATACGAAAGTCGATATTTCTCGCACAGTCATGATTACTTAAAAGCAAATCATTCTATGCTTTAGTAAAACCGATAGTGTAATTAGTAATATAAAATGGCAGTAGTAGAGGAATAGAAACATATagtttgaatattgtttgagtATAGGTTGCTGCATTTTGCTGGATCATTTTCTGTAAATCAAAGCACCATTCTTATTAGTTACTAGCGCTATCTTGCACAAGATACTAGCATGCATTTATTTAGATAGCTAGAAACGAAAGATACAAACATTTAACAAGCTTTCTATGCTTCACACGTACGATGCTTGTATCTTTCATTAGTATTTGAGAGAATTTAGGTCTAACAGAACATAAGTACAAACGAAAACAGTGATTTTGCCTTTTTTAACATAACTCCGTCATGAGTTTGTGTTAATTAGACAGTGTTAGTGTTTCGGTTTGTACGATCAGTCCTCGATTTACGCGACACTTTTCGTACGTGGTAATATACTGAAaacaatgaaaaatataaagtTACGTATTGAAATACAGTATTGAATGACATTTAAATTAATTCTTTCACTTTTCCTTATTAtcgttcttttctatcgttGTGAATAAAGCGATTCATGCGTGATTCGTAATCGTGCTTAAAAGAGCCACGTGGTATCAGTAGCTCGTGTAAATCGAGGGATGGCTGTATTTGATGGGACTTCTACAGAGTAAACAAAAAACAGTACACGATGAGCTCTCATTTACACTACGCACTATGCTGTTCCGAATTGAGTAAGCAATTACGCTTGCGattaaagtgtcttgtattttaACAGTATGAATCAACGGAACGAAAACGTAAAGAGGAGAGAGAATGGAAAGAACGAGCCAGGATGAAAGAGAAAGAAGGAGCGAACAGCATCGGCGGAGGATTGAGGAGGGAAATTTGGATTCATCCTGGCGGAAGACGAGTTCGTCGTACAACTACTGCAGCCACTGCCAACGAAGCGAGATTATCTCATAGCGATTTAGAAGAATTGGCACAACTAAGCAGCGTCGACGTAAGTGTCTTAATACAATTTTCCATTTGTTCCTTATTTTCCATACATAATTTATTTCTATTATGATTAACATAAAGTGTAGTTAATGCGAAACTTTACCTCGATGTATATATCATAGATTTTTTAAAATGTATTTCAGGTGAATAAACGGTTCGTCACATCTTATCTTCACGTCCATGGGAAATTGATCAACAAGATAGGGTAAGTGGTTCTACTATTTGCAATTAATTTTACTAAATAATATTATTGAAAAGTTTGATTAGCGTTATTAGAGAAATATCATGTTCAAGGAAATTATAACTAACACATGTGCATATTTGAAAATGCGCAAACGCGtataaaatgaaagaaaaaataatTCCGCTTTCATCGTTGTTCAAACGCATGCTCGGCAAGCTAATATAACTCGAAGAAACGACGTGTAACTTCTCGGTCGCGTTTTCCATTGAACAACGTTTTTGCACATATCAGCCTGGTTAAAACTGTTATGTTTTCCCGCGTAAATACACCGACGGAGCGTTAACCGTGGACTTTCTGTGTTTGTTCACCGATGTTTCCGTGAAACATCAGCCTTTTCACGTCCTCTGTTAGTTTTGGAGTCCTAGAATTGCACGTGAGACACTGTGTCGTCCCCTTGTACCAGTATTGTGAACGTGCTGTTCGATAAACTGTTGAACGTAAAGTGTAATTAGATAAAACTCGAGATAAACACTCGTTAGATATATAAAATGAACAGATATTTAAACACAAATAAGAATGAAAAAATGAACTTACACATTCATGATTTTGGCACAAGGGAAACGATATTCcgggttttttctttttttcttttttttattatgtTTCCGTTCAATTGAATTTGTAACTATGGAACTGGTTTAAAACCCGTATGCGAAAAGGTACGTACACCATGTGTTCTGGTTAAGCAGTGACATTACCCCATGCGCCGTCGTTTGTTATGTAAGCAAAGTTTTAATGGCTCCCAGAAGGGCTATAGCGGGGAATACCCGCCTCAAAGGGTTCGCTGCGTACAACTTTGGCCCCCGTATAGGCGGTCACGGTCCGTTATTAATTGCACCGTAGAGGTTTCGATGCTGTCGATACGTTGCTATTAATTTACTAAAGTTACGACAGAATTAGTGAATGTGCCCCTATATTGTATCATGATTCATAACCATGCGAAGTCTTTTAGAATAAGGTGGGTTTCGTTGATCTAAAAAAATTGATAAAACATTTAAACACAATCAAGGAAATCGAATTGTACGTGTCGAGGGAGGAGAATCCTCGATATTATCGGGCGTTAACTTACAGCAGCGCGTTGAAGGTTTTAAAGCATCGGACGACTTCCTCGGTCGTAAAGTCATTTGACTAGCTAATCCCCTAACTGTCGTGAACGGTGTGCTTAGCAGCATTAACAGGTCTTCGACCGTGTTCCCGGTTTTATTTGTAGTCTTGTTTAGAAATGCCCGCCGGTTTCTTTTCTCTCTATTGCTGGTCGCGAAGTACGAGAAAAGAAGAACCGTTCCGTACGAGAAGCTATCGTTAGCTATTGGCCAGTCACGCATAAAACACCGGGAGAAAAGAAAAAGTGGCGAGTTTTACGATTCCCGAGCCGTATGAAGCCGTGGTACCGCTCTGAATTCACGGAATCGCGTGTATTAGAGGGTAGTTGCATCGCCACGTGTAATTGTCGGGCTGCTGCATCGAAAATTGATAATGGCTCGCCTTAAGGTACGCATTAAAGGCAACGTATGAGAAATCTCTCGCGTACGTGGCTCGTAAAACAacgtacgaaacattgaaacggaACGTGAAAAAGCTCCTTTCGCGGGAAAATATTAGCTCGCGGCGCGCTCGCAGGATGCTCGTATTCAAATTGGAGTGCGATCGGCTGTGAAGCATAACAGGGTTACACGCTCAGAGATACGGTTacaaaattgtaaattaaaagaTGCCGAAGAAACCACCCGACGGTCGTATGTTCGCAGTCGTGAAACGTTCCCTCTTTCGTATCACGTGCCAACAGTGGAAGTACGCATTAATTAATTGCTCGTAATTCGTACCTCGCACGGTACAGCTCACAATTCCATGTATCGACGATCTTCTACGCGAGAGAGTGACAGAAGACTATCCTTATTCGCTCCGTACGTTTACATTACTGTTCCACTGATTTGCTAGCGCGTCATTCGGTCGACCGTAGAGATCCGTCGCGCTTGTGCAGGTTTGCCGCGTTGAAGTCTCCGATCGGCGCTGCTACGGTTCGAGCGTTTGTCGCCGCTTAACGACTAAAACACGGTTTCTATTCTTGCTGCGGTGAAGAGAAATTGGAAATTGG
This is a stretch of genomic DNA from Xylocopa sonorina isolate GNS202 chromosome 8, iyXylSono1_principal, whole genome shotgun sequence. It encodes these proteins:
- the LOC143426348 gene encoding telomerase-binding protein EST1A isoform X1, which codes for MANRDKGRRKRGEFLQDNSRVEKDRSMGMRGAGNRAPQPLYRPGSGPLRKSGRSTDDLDNENISQEKPSSVQHRLKQAQLNRSNQIQNSPPSSQVENVTEKLKDLNINCRNITNFEQAQGSSQISNSGDSRRKSKKPEQQLYVVPKKMKEALAEQDLTNRSPNRGGWDRDQDREHSEDRDSHSNRSHKSDNRRNRSSGRGRRDSESRSKNRDDHGKRYSGNHRTRHGNENEERWRSDSPLSSRGYRNRKDNSREVRQGSEPLFATTNHLNDFNRTRDTRSVEPAGHSEKFQGKPPSGKWGGTKDSLSKSLKIEHLPPRLQKKYLMDNGLPLPSSSSPSEETWSSSNVAFQASSNYNFPPAMQHSQTMQNLPPSGPLPPQSSWSNTAPRTRGRGRLRPEDLESSTNVFRCTTPDQYSAPSSRSHTPSQEYMQSRSYDRRGSNSTMYTSMESLSRADSSMIPPPSSTSPVTSISSTNKRQTSSDSHPRGASPPAASQRVQTQRAGNISESSTRPEKKNGQQNSDISSPKSDSVSTALNTSLEHPFDWSEEVELSEKLEAERASRSSSVLSLRENVNVSGNETTSGHVQRKKKKREKKYAAERGRSNSRDKVRVNSRDRQNNQQNRENDNYNNNQKNSSSSNSSSRKYDHRRYRNIIQRSRESSKDRNYRGGNRNFDDLHKHRLSDRYLDENWRTGRKMSACDSDDGRQTPSVPSHSTSLSNTLTTHQTSPSGYTSGSSHPPGVLVLPDTSQSPPSHPTSRQQGVQQQRTLFDPNNPNKPIVITSPSSRAAVQREGETTSQGSTIPVFQSHGGITSTHHNFQATNLDGVPPPYMTNDQFGNIRPSWYDPYSDSFRLAKNPYLLLDIERADLELQWILSSGGFTSNWERVLYIRHFLQESLKTLLETDIKFCQAENVEQHFWKILFYNMIEMLRKGMPKESSEGREHYKKIMLKIIDDGTVYLESLLTVLETKYEFKLSTFLASSTLPKGLGILGLALVSAQKIYLFLGDLARYREQATESNNYGKSRQWYLKAQQLNPKNGRPYNQLAVLAHYARRKLDAVYYYMRSLMASNPFHSARESLIALFDENRKKYESTERKRKEEREWKERARMKEKEGANSIGGGLRREIWIHPGGRRVRRTTTAATANEARLSHSDLEELAQLSSVDVNKRFVTSYLHVHGKLINKIGMETFQEAGVQMLKEFRALLQHSPLPLPGTRLLQLLALNMFAIESTQLKDSQMEQGYRSEVQERALVVSLQMFNLILERGVSLLKSQLDSGEEPRMVVSEDMQVLLPAIKIWCDWMLCHSTVWNPPPSCTDYRVGPPGDAWSRLATMVNLLEKLNYSRAILIQAKDAEGREEELELVKLPEDMTLAGFTPLMSNPQDPCYAEKNEDMEVAQVCLRINKILFFGQVFLCGLETPVLKLQKSETGVSEYVSVVEASSTSTPSSPPEQSDSELLVESYSEGEDEPVSTLRRLPSCTDVPEDANSPVAAVEIRSLIERKEELERRQRKQDRHRQRVQQILQKSSVSVEIEVRPRQLVPDTNCFIDYLPQLQNITKAISGAQPIYTLMVPLVVLNELEGLARGADARDCPPTSRATLDPEHVARVAESAKAALAFARSRNPAIRCLTTRGTVLTSSTFTVEEDVDKDGLTTNDDRILATCLSLCKAGNKDQVNAGELNGPPLVLSTEEGQPRRLRREVVLLTEDRNLRVKALARDVPVREVPDFMQWAGLG